From a single Calothrix sp. NIES-2098 genomic region:
- a CDS encoding sensor protein, with product MLMEFAQMLARFKLASQFTLLLSLIFISGIGLGGFALSKALEQKALVEMNARGQMAMHIINSVSSYTSNDIAPLITQLADSQTKFIPETIPSISARRVLENFKVNWQYKDLTYKQATLNPTNLNDQADLFEAKLVERFESDRTLKTLSDLRYQAGEQLFYSAQPLVVNSSSCLKCHSSPDIAPQSHVQRYGTKNGYGWKLNQVIGTQIIYIPASEVFANARKALLLFISIFIGIFALVIISINYLLKWRVIQPLKPIAQLAQTMSRDTVSAAEVRDLEQQGLSQIAQRTDELGQLGRVFQKMAREVCDREQQLSEQVEQLRVEIDQAKRIHQVAEIAESDYFQKLQQAAKEMRREGDREE from the coding sequence ATGTTGATGGAATTTGCGCAAATGCTGGCTCGGTTTAAACTGGCGTCTCAATTTACACTGCTACTGTCGCTAATTTTTATTAGTGGAATTGGGCTTGGGGGATTTGCATTATCGAAAGCGCTGGAGCAAAAAGCGCTGGTGGAGATGAACGCACGCGGACAGATGGCAATGCATATTATTAATTCGGTAAGCAGTTATACTAGCAATGATATTGCACCACTGATTACGCAACTTGCCGATTCTCAAACTAAGTTTATTCCCGAAACTATACCCAGCATTTCAGCGAGAAGGGTATTGGAGAATTTTAAAGTCAATTGGCAATACAAAGATTTGACTTATAAGCAAGCTACGCTTAACCCGACAAATTTAAATGACCAAGCTGACTTATTTGAGGCAAAATTAGTTGAACGCTTTGAGAGCGATCGCACTTTAAAAACTTTATCCGATCTTCGCTACCAAGCTGGGGAACAGCTATTTTACAGCGCTCAACCTTTAGTTGTGAATAGTTCTAGCTGCCTTAAGTGTCATAGTAGCCCCGATATAGCGCCTCAAAGCCACGTTCAACGCTACGGTACAAAAAACGGTTACGGCTGGAAGCTAAATCAAGTTATTGGGACTCAGATTATTTATATTCCTGCAAGTGAAGTGTTTGCCAATGCGCGCAAAGCACTTTTGTTATTCATCAGCATATTTATTGGCATTTTTGCATTAGTTATTATCTCCATCAACTACTTACTTAAATGGAGAGTTATTCAACCTTTAAAACCAATTGCTCAACTTGCACAAACCATGAGCCGAGATACGGTTAGCGCTGCGGAAGTCCGAGATTTGGAACAGCAAGGACTCTCCCAAATCGCCCAACGTACTGATGAATTGGGACAATTGGGAAGAGTATTTCAAAAAATGGCACGGGAAGTTTGCGATCGCGAACAGCAATTATCCGAGCAGGTAGAACAGTTGCGCGTGGAAATCGATCAAGCAAAACGGATACACCAAGTTGCGGAAATTGCTGAAAGCGATTATTTTCAGAAGTTGCAGCAAGCGGCGAAGGAAATGAGGCGAGAGGGGGATAGGGAGGAGTAG
- a CDS encoding cytochrome P450, with product MDTYPSTNVLDILRLLGNLTGKFLQSPHQFNAKVVLTNWLKGLTINYKSENIILDFLLKKVLLVSGRDLSAHILKEAPSSKGYIEGTLKKKGMSYLAPEALTISHDEQWQRLRPYNEKVLCTGAQHHYQQAFLNQIHRAFSTPVSSIAEIRQCMGMAMLGIVFGENVAPVSLIEDIQVLFSMVGNPIKRMLRGKREQERRTKFYACLRQLWQESEQSHQPSLLSMAHHMQPEADEEELIEQIPHWMFTFTGSGTDLLVRSLALICSHPEVLQRVQDEINRQGSLAETSTIAQLTYLEACILETGRLYPPVTLTFHLAPGGDVFNNHRIPEGMDILHFFPIMQRNLAGNPSADLFLPQRWLDATHSVDAPYSNLFLKGARSCPGKDLILFVCKSAIAILLEQQKLRVSSTQLLQKPLPLYFPAQDIRFHTQLNH from the coding sequence ATGGACACATATCCTTCAACGAATGTCCTCGATATCTTGCGCCTCTTAGGAAATTTGACGGGTAAATTCCTCCAGAGTCCGCATCAGTTCAACGCCAAGGTGGTACTAACCAATTGGTTGAAAGGATTAACTATCAACTACAAAAGCGAGAACATCATTTTAGATTTTTTGCTCAAAAAAGTATTGCTGGTATCTGGGCGCGATTTATCAGCGCACATCCTCAAGGAAGCACCGTCTAGCAAAGGTTACATTGAAGGAACGCTGAAGAAAAAGGGGATGTCTTATCTCGCACCTGAGGCGTTGACAATCAGCCATGACGAACAATGGCAACGCTTACGTCCTTACAATGAAAAAGTGCTTTGCACAGGTGCCCAACATCATTATCAACAAGCTTTTCTCAATCAAATACATCGTGCTTTCTCTACGCCAGTATCCAGCATTGCGGAGATCAGGCAATGTATGGGAATGGCGATGTTGGGTATTGTATTTGGCGAGAATGTCGCGCCTGTGAGTTTAATCGAAGATATCCAAGTCTTGTTTAGCATGGTAGGCAACCCCATCAAAAGGATGCTGCGGGGAAAGCGCGAACAAGAACGACGGACAAAATTTTATGCTTGCTTAAGACAGCTATGGCAAGAAAGCGAACAATCTCATCAACCTTCACTACTGTCTATGGCACATCATATGCAACCCGAAGCTGATGAGGAAGAGTTGATAGAACAAATTCCCCACTGGATGTTTACGTTTACGGGTTCGGGTACGGATTTGTTGGTGAGGTCTTTGGCTTTGATTTGTTCTCATCCAGAAGTTTTACAGCGAGTGCAGGATGAAATCAATCGCCAGGGTTCCTTGGCGGAAACTTCGACAATTGCCCAATTAACTTATCTTGAAGCTTGCATACTAGAAACTGGTCGCCTTTATCCGCCGGTTACGCTGACGTTTCATCTTGCACCAGGCGGAGATGTTTTTAATAACCATCGGATTCCAGAAGGGATGGATATTCTGCACTTTTTCCCAATTATGCAACGGAATTTGGCTGGGAATCCAAGTGCTGATTTGTTTTTACCACAACGATGGCTAGATGCAACACATTCAGTTGATGCGCCTTATTCCAATTTATTTTTAAAAGGTGCGCGTAGCTGTCCCGGAAAAGATCTAATTCTGTTTGTATGTAAAAGTGCGATCGCAATTCTTCTGGAACAACAAAAACTCAGAGTTAGCAGCACTCAACTCTTGCAAAAACCTTTACCACTCTACTTTCCAGCGCAAGATATTCGCTTTCATACCCAGTTAAATCATTAA
- a CDS encoding putative heme peroxidase, which produces MFGIPWHRLPTPLALIKLAGFRKELRQKNLHDTSQIADTEKLPHPQPSPDGRHLVARTADGSFNDLKHPEMGMVGTRLGRNVPLTEVKVDRKNLLHPNPRIISQRLMTRNEFIPATSLNILAAAWIQFQNHDWFAHGDNRPDKKIVIPLAEDDTWPQEHRPMAIKETLVDESRPEGEQAQPPTFINKVTHWWDGSQIYGSHPEKVDELRSHVDGKLIIGDDGLLPLDPAIGIERTGFNDNWWIGLSLLHTLFVREHNTICDRLKQQYPEWKDDDLFDHARLINAALMAKIHTVEWTPGILAHPALQIAMSANWWGLLGQNFKRMFGRVSDDETISGIIGSPTDHHTAPYYITEEFVTVYRLHPLIPDEFEFYSHTTGKLRRKGDFFEVGGKRSRGVVEEIGLADLFYSLGIAHPGAITLHNYPKALQQLIRDNGETFDLAAIDILRDRERGVPRYNDFREIIGRGRVQSFEEITSNQAWAKELREVYNNDINSVDLVVGMFAEDLPKGFGFSDTAFRVFILMASRRLKSDRFFTKDYRAEIYTQFGLDWIDNNGILTVLQRHFPSLAPALSGVKNGFAPWRRV; this is translated from the coding sequence ATGTTTGGAATTCCCTGGCATCGCCTACCTACACCATTAGCATTAATAAAATTAGCTGGGTTTCGCAAAGAACTGAGACAAAAAAACCTCCACGATACATCTCAAATTGCAGATACAGAAAAACTTCCACATCCACAACCCAGCCCTGATGGTCGTCATTTGGTGGCGCGCACCGCAGACGGTAGTTTTAACGACCTCAAGCATCCAGAAATGGGGATGGTAGGTACTCGCTTAGGGCGAAACGTTCCACTAACAGAGGTGAAAGTCGATCGCAAAAATCTACTTCACCCCAATCCCCGCATCATCAGCCAGAGATTGATGACGCGAAATGAATTTATTCCTGCAACATCTTTAAATATCTTGGCTGCGGCTTGGATTCAGTTCCAAAACCATGACTGGTTTGCTCATGGCGACAATCGTCCAGATAAAAAAATCGTCATTCCCCTTGCAGAGGATGATACCTGGCCGCAAGAGCATCGACCGATGGCAATTAAAGAAACTCTAGTAGATGAAAGCCGTCCTGAAGGCGAGCAAGCACAACCGCCAACATTTATTAACAAAGTGACTCATTGGTGGGATGGTTCGCAAATCTATGGTAGCCATCCCGAAAAGGTCGATGAATTGCGATCGCACGTTGATGGCAAACTAATTATTGGTGATGATGGACTATTACCACTCGATCCAGCAATTGGTATCGAGCGCACGGGTTTCAACGATAACTGGTGGATCGGCTTGAGTTTATTGCATACTCTGTTTGTCAGAGAGCATAACACCATCTGCGATCGCCTCAAGCAGCAATACCCAGAATGGAAAGATGACGACCTCTTCGACCATGCGCGACTAATTAACGCGGCATTGATGGCAAAAATTCATACCGTCGAATGGACTCCTGGCATCCTCGCCCATCCAGCATTGCAAATTGCCATGAGTGCTAATTGGTGGGGACTACTTGGGCAAAACTTCAAACGGATGTTTGGGCGTGTTAGCGATGATGAAACAATCAGTGGAATTATTGGTTCCCCAACCGATCACCATACAGCGCCCTACTATATCACCGAAGAATTTGTCACCGTTTATCGGTTACATCCCCTAATTCCCGATGAATTTGAATTTTATTCGCACACAACAGGTAAATTGCGACGCAAAGGCGATTTCTTTGAAGTGGGTGGTAAACGTTCCAGGGGAGTAGTAGAAGAAATTGGATTAGCAGATTTATTTTATTCTTTAGGAATCGCCCATCCTGGTGCAATTACCTTACATAACTATCCCAAAGCCTTACAGCAACTCATCAGAGACAACGGCGAGACTTTTGATTTAGCAGCGATTGATATTCTGCGCGATCGCGAACGGGGTGTTCCTCGCTACAACGATTTCCGCGAAATCATTGGTCGCGGTCGAGTCCAATCCTTTGAAGAGATTACCAGTAATCAAGCCTGGGCAAAAGAACTGCGCGAAGTCTACAACAATGACATCAACAGCGTAGATTTAGTTGTAGGGATGTTTGCCGAAGACCTACCCAAAGGCTTTGGCTTTAGCGATACTGCATTTCGCGTATTTATCTTAATGGCTTCTCGCCGCTTAAAGAGCGATCGCTTCTTTACCAAAGACTATCGCGCCGAAATTTATACTCAGTTCGGTCTAGACTGGATTGACAACAACGGTATATTAACTGTCCTGCAACGTCACTTCCCTAGCTTGGCTCCTGCTTTATCTGGCGTCAAAAATGGTTTCGCCCCTTGGCGTCGGGTTTAG
- a CDS encoding GCN5-related N-acetyltransferase — MLRTLQPGDEMLLENFLVQHIDTSMFLRSNWREAGLLDQGATFQGTYVAAIANAEIVAVAAHYWNGMVVVQAPMYLQEVVQAAVSQSHRAISGIAGPAAQVAAAKEVLGLVNRPTHLDESEILFSLDLQDLQIPPALASGKLKCRLPHPEEFDLLSEWYAAYNVEALKQAETPDLRLSFYDEIEAYQAKARHWVLVAENTPVAYSAFNARLPDIVQIGGVWTPPALRGNGYAKSVVAGSLLAARSQGVKRAILFTQRENLAAQAAYRGIGFRATGEEFGLVLFN; from the coding sequence ATGCTAAGAACCTTACAACCTGGTGATGAAATGTTGCTAGAGAATTTTCTGGTGCAACATATCGATACTTCCATGTTTCTGCGTTCTAATTGGCGGGAGGCGGGGTTGCTTGACCAAGGCGCAACGTTTCAAGGAACATACGTAGCAGCGATCGCAAATGCAGAGATAGTTGCTGTCGCTGCCCATTATTGGAATGGAATGGTTGTGGTGCAAGCGCCAATGTATCTCCAAGAAGTAGTGCAAGCAGCAGTATCACAATCTCATCGCGCCATTTCTGGAATCGCTGGCCCGGCTGCACAAGTCGCAGCCGCCAAGGAAGTCTTGGGACTTGTCAATCGACCAACTCATCTAGATGAGAGTGAAATATTATTTTCCTTAGATTTGCAAGATTTGCAGATACCCCCAGCTTTAGCTTCGGGAAAATTAAAGTGCCGATTGCCACATCCAGAAGAATTTGATTTACTCAGCGAATGGTACGCTGCTTATAATGTGGAAGCTTTAAAACAAGCAGAAACACCAGATTTGCGCTTATCTTTCTATGATGAAATCGAGGCGTATCAAGCTAAAGCTAGGCATTGGGTATTAGTCGCAGAAAATACTCCTGTAGCTTACAGTGCCTTTAACGCCCGCCTACCCGACATCGTGCAGATTGGTGGAGTGTGGACACCGCCAGCCTTACGAGGTAATGGCTATGCTAAAAGCGTGGTAGCTGGTTCATTATTAGCAGCGCGATCGCAGGGAGTAAAACGGGCTATCTTATTTACACAACGAGAAAACTTGGCAGCACAAGCAGCTTATCGCGGTATTGGTTTTCGAGCTACTGGCGAGGAATTCGGCTTGGTGTTGTTTAACTAA
- a CDS encoding phosphorylase kinase alphabeta: MDTTKLYARLETYYQQIKTIILSRQNPITGLLPASTAITAHGDYTDAWVRDNVYSILAVWGLALAYRKIDENKGYTYELEHSAIKLMRGLLFAMMRQANKVEQFKHTQSPLDGLHAKYNTATGDIVVGDDEWGHLQLDATSIFLLMLAQMTASGLQIIYTLDEVNFVQNLVYYIGRAYRTPDYGIWERGNKINRGSAELNASSVGMAKAALEAINGLDLFGVRGSQASVIHVLPDEIARARITLESLLPRESGSKEIDAALLSIISFPAFAVEDEKLRSRTFNDIINKLQGKYGCKRFLRDGHQTVLEDTQRLHYEPWELKQFEHIECEWPLFFTYLVLDGLFRNDKAQAQHYQELLESLLVERDGLQLLPELYYVAEENIEAEKLAPQSQPRLPNENVPLVWAQSLYFLGQMLSEGLLAVGDIDPLGRHLRIGKNRESIVQIALIAEDEDLQEKLEVHGIETQTPKQLEPIQVRKAGELSAIYTQIGRNDKLGLTGRPVRRLRSLTTSRIFKIREQTVIFLPSFLDSQQFYLTLDYHFLLDQIRGELAYIQKYWSDLGRPTLTLMLTNTMLEIGSETLLGLMQELKAGVCNGVQVKLGRLNQLMLTAAIQRIDFLQDDEFSQPSVKDAALHCYYLAYHPGKNWALEHTQEFQMECETNLGLLLSSLRASENIYEQIELLQTLTRLQGLEFDTGFGGPKSAVTVDDLLNEVYTKAGDSGLWAIVRRAAGLRQMVDISLSDVVTSIIVRGKQISVGKAYSEDSLIAVPMSHNEIAEKINHFCREDIRDRVLTQEIIIYLGVLIRSEPELFRGLLTLKVGYLILLITSKLARELRVTQDEAYEYLMQLSPFEVKTRLQNVLTEYAGMSNLLRQQESLHVKQKESDIDWVVALPMESEIEVPAGGWRRFRQAGGATGRVPKDFFQQVWQLMKHCKGLVIGDKLERRNRLDSELMLSEMTPGERNFALLVEHLLNKIEAPEYRQVNIEALIELSAIAVNNPTLQIEEYIVLDVLIGHAVRLAWLDAHPERGDRYDEDKANAWRSFYNTSPRDCASYILKAVRFLTEFVK; the protein is encoded by the coding sequence ATGGACACTACCAAATTGTATGCTCGCTTAGAGACTTACTATCAGCAAATCAAGACAATTATTCTGAGTCGTCAGAATCCGATTACTGGTTTGTTACCTGCGAGTACGGCTATAACGGCTCACGGTGATTATACAGATGCTTGGGTAAGAGACAACGTTTATAGCATTTTGGCAGTTTGGGGTTTAGCACTTGCATACCGCAAAATTGATGAGAATAAAGGTTACACCTATGAATTAGAACATAGCGCGATCAAGCTGATGCGTGGATTGCTATTTGCAATGATGCGACAGGCTAATAAAGTAGAACAATTTAAACATACTCAGTCACCATTAGATGGGTTACACGCTAAATACAACACGGCTACTGGTGATATTGTCGTAGGTGATGATGAATGGGGTCATTTACAACTAGATGCTACATCAATATTTTTGTTGATGCTGGCACAAATGACCGCTTCGGGATTGCAAATAATTTATACACTTGATGAAGTAAATTTCGTCCAAAATTTGGTTTATTACATTGGACGAGCTTATCGTACACCAGATTACGGTATTTGGGAACGCGGTAACAAGATTAATCGCGGTAGTGCTGAGTTAAATGCAAGTTCTGTAGGGATGGCGAAAGCAGCTTTAGAAGCCATCAACGGACTAGATTTATTTGGGGTGCGTGGAAGTCAAGCATCAGTGATTCACGTGTTACCCGATGAAATTGCCCGCGCTCGGATTACATTAGAATCTTTATTACCGAGAGAATCTGGCTCGAAAGAAATAGATGCAGCGTTATTGAGTATTATTAGCTTTCCAGCCTTTGCTGTAGAAGATGAGAAACTGCGATCGCGCACTTTTAACGATATCATTAACAAACTCCAAGGCAAATACGGCTGTAAACGCTTCCTCCGCGATGGACACCAAACTGTTTTAGAAGATACCCAACGCTTACACTACGAACCTTGGGAATTAAAGCAGTTTGAGCATATTGAATGTGAATGGCCTTTATTTTTCACTTATTTGGTACTAGATGGATTGTTCCGCAATGACAAAGCACAAGCTCAACATTACCAAGAACTTTTAGAATCATTACTCGTAGAACGCGATGGCTTGCAGCTATTACCAGAACTTTATTATGTTGCAGAAGAGAACATTGAAGCCGAAAAGTTAGCACCCCAAAGTCAACCTCGTTTACCTAATGAAAATGTTCCTCTAGTGTGGGCGCAAAGTTTATATTTTCTCGGACAAATGTTAAGTGAAGGTTTGCTAGCAGTTGGCGACATTGACCCTTTAGGCAGACACTTGCGTATAGGAAAAAATCGGGAATCTATCGTACAAATTGCCTTAATAGCAGAAGATGAAGATTTACAAGAAAAACTCGAAGTTCACGGAATTGAAACCCAAACACCCAAGCAATTAGAACCGATTCAAGTCAGGAAAGCTGGTGAGCTTTCAGCTATTTATACTCAAATTGGCCGCAACGATAAACTCGGTTTAACAGGGCGTCCAGTGCGGCGGTTGCGGAGTTTGACGACATCGCGCATCTTTAAGATTCGCGAGCAAACAGTAATATTTTTACCTTCCTTTTTGGATTCTCAGCAATTTTATTTAACTCTTGATTATCATTTTTTGCTGGATCAAATTAGAGGCGAACTTGCTTACATTCAAAAGTATTGGAGCGATCTAGGTCGTCCTACCCTGACTTTAATGTTGACTAATACCATGTTAGAAATTGGTTCTGAGACATTATTAGGATTAATGCAAGAACTGAAAGCTGGTGTTTGTAATGGCGTACAGGTAAAATTAGGGCGATTAAACCAATTAATGCTGACAGCTGCAATCCAAAGAATTGATTTTCTCCAAGATGACGAATTTTCCCAACCATCAGTTAAAGATGCGGCACTACATTGTTATTATTTGGCATATCATCCAGGGAAAAACTGGGCATTAGAGCATACCCAAGAATTCCAAATGGAATGTGAAACTAACTTGGGATTATTGCTATCTTCCTTACGAGCATCAGAGAATATTTACGAGCAAATTGAGTTATTGCAGACTTTGACGCGTTTGCAAGGATTAGAGTTTGATACAGGTTTTGGCGGGCCGAAATCTGCTGTGACAGTAGACGATTTACTCAACGAAGTATATACCAAAGCCGGAGATTCAGGTCTTTGGGCAATAGTCCGCCGTGCTGCGGGGTTGCGACAAATGGTGGACATTAGTTTGTCAGATGTCGTCACCAGTATTATAGTCAGGGGTAAGCAAATTTCTGTAGGTAAAGCTTACAGCGAAGATTCGTTAATAGCTGTGCCGATGTCTCACAATGAAATTGCTGAGAAAATCAACCATTTTTGTCGTGAAGATATCCGCGATCGCGTCCTCACTCAAGAAATTATTATCTACTTGGGTGTGCTGATCAGATCGGAACCGGAATTATTTCGAGGACTGCTGACACTAAAAGTCGGCTATCTCATCTTGTTAATTACCAGCAAACTAGCCAGAGAATTACGGGTGACTCAAGATGAAGCCTACGAATACTTAATGCAACTTTCGCCCTTTGAAGTCAAAACACGATTGCAAAATGTATTAACTGAATACGCAGGTATGAGTAACCTGTTGCGTCAGCAAGAATCACTTCATGTCAAGCAAAAAGAAAGCGACATTGATTGGGTAGTCGCGCTACCAATGGAAAGTGAAATCGAAGTTCCCGCAGGCGGTTGGCGAAGATTCCGTCAAGCAGGAGGCGCAACCGGACGCGTACCCAAGGACTTTTTTCAACAAGTTTGGCAATTAATGAAGCATTGCAAAGGCCTAGTGATTGGCGATAAGCTAGAACGCCGCAATCGCTTGGATAGTGAATTGATGTTGTCAGAAATGACACCAGGCGAAAGGAATTTTGCTTTATTAGTCGAGCATCTGCTGAATAAAATTGAAGCTCCAGAATATCGACAAGTCAATATTGAAGCCTTGATTGAATTATCTGCGATCGCCGTCAATAACCCTACCCTGCAAATTGAGGAATATATCGTCTTGGATGTCTTAATTGGTCATGCAGTCAGACTAGCATGGTTAGATGCCCATCCCGAACGCGGCGATCGCTATGATGAAGATAAAGCGAATGCATGGCGATCGTTTTACAACACCTCGCCTAGAGATTGCGCTAGTTATATCCTCAAGGCTGTCAGGTTCTTGACCGAATTTGTCAAATAG
- a CDS encoding putative alpha/beta hydrolase gives MQLQDGRILAWSEWGDVDGVPVLFCPGAGMSGWLGFGAQDLPDLGLKLLAIDRPGLGLSDAHPHKTLSSWVDDTRELIQCHNLDNVLAVGFSQGAPFAFALAGESLVKAIAIVSGQDELIHPHIKPLLHPDVAGMIAAVQQDPVEFEQQFSQMATPEGLWRLIIGMSGECDRRLYDSETFGKAYQQALQEGFSQGAQGYVRDLVNTFSSWPVKLENITVPVDLWYGGADTSTVHSPDFGATLASRLPNASHTVDPEAGGSILWTRSRDILTKLKSYINKLP, from the coding sequence ATGCAACTGCAAGATGGTCGTATCCTCGCTTGGTCGGAATGGGGAGATGTTGACGGAGTTCCAGTTTTATTTTGTCCTGGCGCAGGAATGAGTGGATGGCTTGGTTTTGGCGCGCAAGATTTGCCAGATCTGGGTTTGAAACTGCTCGCCATTGACCGCCCTGGCTTAGGTTTATCCGATGCGCATCCTCACAAAACTTTGTCTTCTTGGGTGGATGACACGCGCGAGTTGATTCAGTGCCATAATCTCGATAATGTTCTGGCTGTTGGTTTCTCTCAAGGCGCACCCTTCGCTTTTGCTCTCGCAGGAGAGAGCTTGGTGAAGGCGATCGCAATTGTGTCGGGACAGGACGAACTTATCCATCCGCATATAAAACCATTGTTACATCCAGATGTGGCAGGGATGATTGCGGCCGTTCAACAAGATCCTGTGGAGTTCGAGCAGCAGTTTTCGCAGATGGCTACGCCGGAAGGGCTATGGCGGTTAATTATTGGGATGAGTGGGGAATGCGATCGCAGATTATATGATAGTGAAACTTTCGGCAAAGCATATCAGCAAGCGTTGCAGGAGGGTTTCTCCCAAGGCGCACAGGGATACGTGCGAGACCTTGTAAATACCTTCAGTTCATGGCCTGTGAAGTTAGAGAATATTACCGTTCCTGTAGATCTCTGGTATGGTGGTGCAGATACTAGCACGGTTCACTCCCCAGATTTTGGCGCAACTCTGGCTTCACGCTTACCGAACGCTTCCCATACTGTCGATCCAGAAGCAGGCGGTTCGATTCTCTGGACGCGATCGCGGGATATCCTCACAAAATTGAAATCTTATATCAATAAACTCCCTTAG
- a CDS encoding Globin-like protein, protein MSTEHFDTTKYYPSYVNPNPQLTPGQFRQIQNSWKLVKDGEFDDFKQQELISDSLGFWGLEFYDTLFELDPALKPLFKNKFNQSRMLTQMVDAALGLLPGTIDPVLGEEKTEIDPQLIPILVDLASKHVSYNVKAGHYETVGLALVSTLQKTLGSNFDVETKAAWVELWSLICTVMIPEHIKKAQELGVDV, encoded by the coding sequence ATGTCTACAGAGCATTTTGATACCACCAAATACTACCCATCCTATGTCAATCCAAATCCTCAATTGACACCTGGACAATTTCGTCAAATCCAGAATTCTTGGAAGCTAGTTAAAGATGGTGAATTTGATGATTTTAAACAGCAGGAATTGATTTCCGACTCATTAGGTTTTTGGGGATTAGAGTTTTACGACACACTATTTGAACTAGATCCAGCCCTGAAACCTCTGTTCAAAAACAAGTTTAATCAAAGCCGAATGCTGACGCAAATGGTTGATGCGGCCTTGGGTCTGTTACCGGGTACTATAGACCCAGTTTTAGGTGAAGAGAAGACAGAAATAGATCCTCAACTCATACCTATACTAGTAGACTTGGCATCAAAGCACGTTTCCTATAACGTAAAGGCAGGTCATTATGAGACTGTAGGTTTGGCACTCGTCAGTACTTTACAGAAAACATTAGGAAGCAATTTTGATGTGGAAACTAAAGCTGCGTGGGTAGAGCTTTGGTCTTTGATTTGTACGGTGATGATTCCTGAACATATAAAGAAAGCTCAGGAATTAGGCGTAGATGTATAA
- a CDS encoding dehydrogenase — protein MAAKATYEFAGKTILITGGAGDIGKATARRFAANGASVALLDLNESKMAEVAEELKSYNVPVGTFRCDVTSADDVAKAFTSAVKQLGQIDYIFNNAGYQGAFAKTDEYPEDDFQKVININVVGVFHLLKAAAQYLRDTGGGAIVNMASYAGVVGPPNMLAYGASKFAVIGMTQTAAKDLAPYNIRVNALSPALIGPGFMWTRQTELQAAVGSQYFDSDPKVVEQQMINSVPMRRLGSLEEVANGVAFLMSDEASYITGFNLEVTGGQ, from the coding sequence ATGGCAGCGAAAGCAACCTATGAATTTGCAGGTAAAACTATCCTAATTACAGGCGGTGCAGGCGATATTGGTAAGGCAACTGCACGCCGTTTTGCCGCTAATGGTGCAAGTGTCGCTCTGCTGGATTTGAATGAATCGAAGATGGCGGAGGTAGCTGAGGAATTGAAAAGTTACAACGTTCCCGTCGGCACATTTCGCTGTGATGTTACATCTGCTGATGATGTTGCCAAAGCTTTTACTAGTGCAGTGAAACAGCTTGGGCAGATTGACTATATATTTAATAACGCTGGTTATCAAGGAGCATTTGCCAAAACAGACGAATATCCTGAAGATGACTTTCAAAAGGTAATCAATATTAATGTTGTCGGCGTTTTCCACCTTCTCAAAGCAGCAGCACAGTATTTGCGTGATACGGGTGGAGGTGCGATCGTGAATATGGCAAGTTATGCAGGCGTTGTCGGCCCGCCAAATATGCTAGCTTATGGTGCTTCTAAGTTTGCCGTAATTGGCATGACTCAGACAGCAGCGAAAGATTTAGCACCTTATAATATCCGGGTAAATGCGCTTTCTCCTGCGCTGATTGGCCCTGGTTTTATGTGGACTCGGCAAACAGAATTGCAAGCCGCAGTAGGTTCTCAGTACTTTGATTCTGACCCCAAGGTGGTTGAGCAACAGATGATTAATTCAGTGCCAATGCGGCGTTTGGGAAGCTTAGAAGAAGTGGCGAATGGGGTAGCATTTCTTATGAGCGATGAGGCAAGCTACATTACTGGATTTAACTTGGAGGTAACAGGTGGTCAATAG